Part of the Schaalia odontolytica genome is shown below.
ATTCGGGCTTGACGTCGGGCTGGTCGATGCACGGCCACGCCCGGTGGGCGTCGTTGGGTTCAAACTGGGTGTAGAGGTAGACCTCGCCGTCCTCGGGGTCAACGTAGCGGTGCAGTCCTTCGCCGCTACGGGAGAAGCTCGCCAGAGCGCGAACCTCGAGCGTGAAGGGCTCTCCCACGGGGAGGTCACCCACCCACACGCGATCCTCGTCGTCCTCGAAGTCGTGCGATGTCCCGTTAACGAGCACATCCGTGACCTGGCCGACGATGTCGATGAAGGTGCGTTCCTCCAGCGAGCTCATCGTCAGCCGGGAGGTCACGGGATAGGTGCTTACCTGAGTGTTCGCTGCAGCTCGAAGATCGACGATGACGTCGATGGCCGAAACGTTTAGGTGGGCAGCGCGGTGGTTCGCTTCGTTGCGTGTCAGGATCTGCATGACTCTCATCCTACTGTGTCAGCGGCCAAGCGTGTGGCGCGCGACGCGGGCACGACGAACTACAGTGGGGTCATGACTTCCGTGACTGACATTCGCCCCACCGTCGATCCGATTCCGCTCCCACGCGCCCTGGAGGGAATCTCGGTCGATGGCTTCTACGGGGCCGATTCCACTCCCGCGTCGCTCGACGCTTGTGCCCCCACCGTCTCCGGCGTGACCGTTTCGTCGAACGATTGCGAGCCGGGGTGGATCTTCGTGGCCATTCCGGGCCTCGCTCAGCACGGGGTGCGTTTTGCCCACGCCGCGATCGAGGCCGGGGCATGCCTGATCCTCACGGACGAGGTTGGCCGCCGCGAGGCGTTCGAGCGCCGCCTCGGCGTTCCCGTCGTACAGGTCTCCAATCCTCGCGCCGTCGTCCCCCTCCTGTGTCGCAACATCTACTCCTCCCCCGCCACGCGCGTGACCACGATGGCCGTGACGGGAACCAACGGGAAGACCACCACCTCCTACCTCATGCGAGCCGCCCTCGCTTCCCGTTTCCCCCACGCGTCCCTGTGCGGAACCGTGGAAACCAGCGTCGGCCCCGTCTCTTTTGAGGCTGTGCGCACGACGGCCGAGGCACCCGTGGTCGCCCGTTTCCTGGCGGCAACGGACCAATACCACTGCGGTGCCGCGGTGATCGAGCTCTCCGCCCATGCGCTGTCTCTCAATCGCGTCGACGGGATTGTCTTCGACGTCGCCGCCTTCACCAACCTCCAGCACGACCACCTGGACTACTACGGCGATATGGAGACCTACTTCGCCGCCAAGGCCTTGCTTTTCACGCCCGAGCACTCCCGGCGCGGCGTCGTGTGCGTGGACGACGAGTGGGGGCGTCGCCTGGCCGACCGTGCGACGGTTCCCGTCACAACCGTGTCTGCTTTGACCCACGAGGCCGCCGATTGGCAGGTTCGCAACGTCACGCCTGACAAGTCGATCGGGCGCACGGTCTTTACCCTCGTTAGCCCCGACGGCTCGCCCCACCGGGTGGCGATGCCGATCCTGGGTGACGTCAACGTCCAAAACACCGCTGTGGCGATCGTGAGCGCGGTGAGCCTGGGGGTGAGCCTGGAGGACGCCATCTCGTCCGTGGAGAATGCCCCTCAGATTCCCGGACGAATGGAGAAGGTCAACCCCACCCCGGGAGCCCAACCCCTCGTGATCGTCGACTACGCCCACACGCCCGAGGCGCTGGAGTGGACGCTACGCTCGACCCGGGAGCTCACCGCCGGTCGGGTTGTCATCGTCTTTGGCACCGACGGAGACCGCGACGCGAGCAAGCGCGAGGAACTCGCGGCGATTGCCGCGCGCGAGGCCGACGTCCTGTGGGTGACCGACGAGAATCCCCGGAGCGAAGATCCGCAGTCGATTCGCGACTACCTCCTCCGGGGCATCGTCTCGGCGCGTCCCGACATGCACGACGTCCATGAGGTCACGACATGCCGACGCGACGCGGTACGACAGGCGATTCTGGATGCGCGCGCGGCCGATACGGTCATCATCACGGGCAAGGGCGCGGAGTGGTATCAGGAGATCCAAGGGATCCATCACCGCTACAACGATGTGCCCGTCGCCGCCGAGGTCCTCGCCGGGGATCTTCGTGCGCACGAGTAACACGCCTCCCGCGCGGGTGCTGCGCCGCACGCTCCCACGGTGGGCCCAGGCGGCTCGATAGCCCGTAGACTGGTCGGGTGAATGACTTCGATGACCAGTGTGACTCCCCCTTCCGCGATCTTGAGGCGGGGACCGAGGACGGAACCGCCTCGGCTGTCCTCGCCGATGCGCAGGACGCCGACTCGCGCTCTCGCGCGCGCCTCATGCGCGCCAACCTTGACCAGTTTGAGCTGGACGAGGACGACCTCGCGCTGCTGTCGGGCTCCATCTCGGCTACATCGAACAACGACTTCGCGGCCGGCCTGCCGGTGCTCGCGGTCGTCGGGCGACCGAACGTGGGCAAGTCGACCCTCGTGAACCGCATCCTGGGCAGACGCGAGGCCGTCGTTCAGGACACGCCCGGTGTCACCCGCGACCGTGTTTCGTACCCCGCCGAGTGGGCCGGACGTAACTTCACCCTCGTGGACACCGGCGGGTGGGAGATCGACGTCAAGGGCCTGGATCGCTCGGTGGCCGAACAGGCCGAGATCGCGGTTGACCTGGCGGACGCGGTGGTCCTCGTTCTCGATGCGACCGTCGGGGTAACCGCCTCCGACGAACGCATCGTCGAGATGCTACGTTCCAAGGACAAGCCGATCATTCTGGCGGCGAACAAGGTCGATTCGGCTCTCCAGGAGGCCGATGCCGCCTACCTGTGGAGCCTGGGACTCGGTGAACCGCACCCAATTTCCGCGCTTCACGGTCGTGGCACCGGCGACCTGCTCGACGTCGTCATGGAGACCCTTCCCACCGAGTCGTCGGTCGCCTCGGCGCTGCCCGTCGGCGGCCCGCGGCGCGTCGCTCTCGTCGGGCGGCCCAACGTCGGCAAGTCCTCACTCCTCAACGCCCTAGCCGGTGGGCACCGGGTCGTCGTGAACGAGCTCGCCGGAACGACACGCG
Proteins encoded:
- a CDS encoding UDP-N-acetylmuramoyl-L-alanyl-D-glutamate--2,6-diaminopimelate ligase translates to MTSVTDIRPTVDPIPLPRALEGISVDGFYGADSTPASLDACAPTVSGVTVSSNDCEPGWIFVAIPGLAQHGVRFAHAAIEAGACLILTDEVGRREAFERRLGVPVVQVSNPRAVVPLLCRNIYSSPATRVTTMAVTGTNGKTTTSYLMRAALASRFPHASLCGTVETSVGPVSFEAVRTTAEAPVVARFLAATDQYHCGAAVIELSAHALSLNRVDGIVFDVAAFTNLQHDHLDYYGDMETYFAAKALLFTPEHSRRGVVCVDDEWGRRLADRATVPVTTVSALTHEAADWQVRNVTPDKSIGRTVFTLVSPDGSPHRVAMPILGDVNVQNTAVAIVSAVSLGVSLEDAISSVENAPQIPGRMEKVNPTPGAQPLVIVDYAHTPEALEWTLRSTRELTAGRVVIVFGTDGDRDASKREELAAIAAREADVLWVTDENPRSEDPQSIRDYLLRGIVSARPDMHDVHEVTTCRRDAVRQAILDARAADTVIITGKGAEWYQEIQGIHHRYNDVPVAAEVLAGDLRAHE
- the der gene encoding ribosome biogenesis GTPase Der; amino-acid sequence: MNDFDDQCDSPFRDLEAGTEDGTASAVLADAQDADSRSRARLMRANLDQFELDEDDLALLSGSISATSNNDFAAGLPVLAVVGRPNVGKSTLVNRILGRREAVVQDTPGVTRDRVSYPAEWAGRNFTLVDTGGWEIDVKGLDRSVAEQAEIAVDLADAVVLVLDATVGVTASDERIVEMLRSKDKPIILAANKVDSALQEADAAYLWSLGLGEPHPISALHGRGTGDLLDVVMETLPTESSVASALPVGGPRRVALVGRPNVGKSSLLNALAGGHRVVVNELAGTTRDPVDELVELDSRQWWFVDTAGIRRKMHRTTGADYYASIRTQAAIEKAEVALVLIDGAAPLTEQDVRVIQQVIDAGRALVVVTNKWDLVDEDRQKEIKSELERELVQVQWAPRINLAAKTGWHTNRIVRALDTALEGWETRIPTGQLNAFLGQLVAAHPHPLRGGKQPRILFGTQASSKPPRFVLFTTGFLDPGYRRFIERRLRETFGFAGTPIQISVRVRERRRK